A portion of the Blattabacterium clevelandi genome contains these proteins:
- the ftsH gene encoding ATP-dependent zinc metalloprotease FtsH — translation MIDKKVKRKNNFFWIYAVILIIFLGIFFFKSSFSNPKKIDQDTFFEILMKGEIQKIIIKHREIVHVYLKKKYLSSNNHNINQYDIKNQNNQKFIIHPLQYEFEIGDLQFFQKKFEEYKNKYNLDTIIDFKNQQEYTITKFFFDYGIFLILLIIFWIFVFRKIGSSGGGPGSQIFNIGKSRAKLFDENDNVKITFKEVAGLEEAKEEVQEIVEFLKSPHKYTKLGGKIPKGVLLIGPPGTGKTLLAKAVAGEAKVPFFSISGSDFVEMFVGVGASRVRDLFEKAKEKSPCIIFIDEIDAIGRARGKSNIAGSNDERENTLNQLLTEMDGFGTHTNVIVLAATNRSDILDKALLRPGRFDRTILVDPPELNERKEIFRVHLQKLILSDKVDINFLARQTPGFSGADIANICNESALIAARKNRSKIENQDFLDAIDRIIGGLEKRNKIIKPNEKKRIAYHEAGHAAISWLLEHASPLVKVTIVPRGKSLGSAWYLPEERQLTTPEQMKDEICALLAGRSAEEIIFSNISTGALNDLEKVTKQAQSMVAIFGLNDKIGNISYYDSTGQNEFSFSKPYSEKTAQIIDEEISKIITEQYKRAKNILKNNEKKLSILANELLEKEVIFREDLKKIFGERPFSDDIGDMLTTVSHF, via the coding sequence ATGATAGATAAAAAAGTGAAAAGAAAAAATAACTTTTTTTGGATATATGCAGTTATATTAATTATATTTCTGGGAATATTTTTTTTTAAATCTTCTTTTTCTAATCCTAAAAAAATAGATCAAGATACCTTTTTTGAAATTCTCATGAAGGGGGAAATACAAAAAATTATAATTAAACATAGAGAAATTGTACATGTTTATTTAAAGAAAAAGTATTTATCTTCTAATAATCATAATATCAATCAATATGATATAAAAAATCAAAATAATCAAAAATTTATTATACACCCTTTACAATATGAATTTGAAATAGGAGATTTACAATTTTTTCAAAAAAAATTTGAAGAATACAAAAATAAATATAATCTAGATACAATTATTGATTTTAAAAATCAACAGGAATATACTATAACAAAATTTTTTTTTGATTATGGTATATTTCTGATATTGTTAATTATTTTTTGGATTTTTGTATTTAGAAAAATTGGTTCTTCTGGAGGTGGGCCAGGAAGTCAAATATTTAACATTGGAAAATCTAGAGCTAAATTGTTTGATGAAAATGATAATGTTAAAATAACATTTAAGGAAGTTGCTGGTTTAGAAGAAGCTAAGGAAGAAGTTCAAGAAATTGTAGAATTTTTAAAAAGTCCTCATAAATATACTAAACTAGGAGGAAAAATACCTAAAGGGGTACTATTAATAGGTCCACCTGGTACTGGAAAAACTTTATTAGCAAAAGCTGTAGCTGGTGAAGCAAAAGTTCCTTTTTTTTCCATTTCTGGTTCTGATTTTGTAGAAATGTTTGTTGGTGTAGGAGCTTCTAGAGTAAGAGATTTATTTGAAAAAGCAAAAGAAAAATCTCCTTGTATAATATTTATTGATGAAATTGATGCTATAGGAAGAGCAAGAGGAAAAAGTAATATAGCTGGATCTAATGATGAAAGAGAAAATACATTAAATCAATTGCTTACAGAAATGGATGGATTTGGAACACATACAAATGTCATTGTATTAGCTGCTACTAATAGATCTGATATTTTAGATAAAGCATTGCTTCGTCCTGGTCGTTTTGATAGAACTATATTAGTAGATCCTCCTGAATTAAATGAAAGAAAAGAAATATTTCGTGTACATCTTCAAAAACTTATATTATCTGATAAAGTAGACATCAATTTTTTAGCTAGGCAAACTCCAGGTTTTAGTGGAGCTGATATAGCAAATATTTGTAATGAATCTGCACTTATTGCAGCAAGAAAAAATAGATCTAAAATAGAAAATCAAGATTTTTTAGATGCTATAGATCGTATTATAGGTGGATTAGAAAAAAGAAATAAGATTATTAAACCTAATGAAAAAAAAAGAATTGCTTATCATGAAGCGGGCCATGCTGCAATAAGTTGGTTATTAGAACATGCTTCTCCATTAGTTAAAGTAACAATTGTTCCAAGAGGAAAATCTTTAGGATCTGCATGGTATCTTCCAGAGGAAAGACAATTAACAACTCCAGAACAAATGAAAGATGAAATATGTGCTTTACTTGCAGGTAGATCTGCAGAGGAAATTATTTTTAGTAATATTTCAACAGGTGCTTTAAATGATTTGGAAAAAGTCACTAAACAAGCTCAATCTATGGTAGCCATTTTTGGATTGAATGATAAAATTGGAAATATTTCTTATTATGATTCTACAGGACAAAATGAATTTTCTTTTTCTAAACCTTATAGTGAAAAAACTGCTCAAATTATAGATGAAGAAATATCAAAAATTATTACAGAACAATATAAAAGAGCAAAAAATATATTAAAAAATAATGAAAAAAAATTATCTATCCTTGCTAATGAATTATTAGAAAAAGAAGTGATTTTTAGAGAAGATTTAAAAAAAATATTTGGAGAAAGACCTTTTTCTGATGATATCGGAG